Proteins from a genomic interval of Saccopteryx leptura isolate mSacLep1 chromosome 13, mSacLep1_pri_phased_curated, whole genome shotgun sequence:
- the LOC136384845 gene encoding interferon-induced protein with tetratricopeptide repeats 1-like: MSKTADEDQIKDRLEQLRCHFTWKLPIEDSELIDLESRVFDEIEFLDTKFNVGIYHLLAYVRHLKGQNKEALESLKEAEDLLQPENAGQADVRRLVTWGNYAWLYYHMGRPAEAQIYLDKVEHTCKKFASASCYAVECPEMDCEEGWALLKCGRKGSKQAKACFAKALEAEPENPEFNTGYAIIAYRLDKLNQTAEVPGALSLDPLKRAVQLNPEDSYIKVLLALKLQDVGQEAEGEKYIEEALKNTCSQAYVFRYAAMFYRRKGSRDKSLQFLKMALQATPSSAFLHHQIGICYRSQIIEIKKAANWQPRGRGRENINRIARLAIFHFEFALEQKPTFEIVYINLADMYIEIGNCIKAEELYQKALHMKSLEEEKLQEIYLYYGQFQEYQKKSEVDAIIYYLKAIKIEKPLFARNKSISALEKLVSKKLQRNASDMESLSILGLLHKLKGEMNQALECYERALRLAADSENSVGHSP; this comes from the coding sequence TAAGACTGCTGATGAAGATCAGATCAAAGACAGGCTGGAGCAGTTGAGATGTCACTTCACTTGGAAGTTGCCAATTGAAGATTCTGAACTGATTGATTTAGAAAGTAGGGTCTTTGATGAGATTGAGTTCCTAGACACAAAATTTAATGTGGGAATATACCACCTCCTGGCCTATGTGAGACACCTGAAAGGCCAGAATAAGGAAGCTCTGGAGAGTTTGAAAGAAGCTGAAGACTTACTGCAGCCTGAAAATGCCGGCCAAGCAGACGTGCGAAGGCTGGTTACCTGGGGCAACTATGCCTGGCTGTATTACCACATGGGCAGACCGGCAGAAGCTCAGATCTACCTGGACAAGGTGGAGCACACTTGCAAGAAGTTTGCCAGTGCCTCCTGCTATGCAGTGGAGTGTCCGGAAATGGACTGCGAGGAAGGGTGGGCCTTGCTGAAATGTGGAAGGAAGGGTTCCAAACAGGCCAAAGCCTGCTTTGCAAAGGCTCTAGAAGCGGAGCCTGAAAACCCTGAATTCAACACCGGGTATGCAATTATCGCCTATCGTCTGGATAAACTTAACCAAACAGCAGAGGTTCCCGGGGCACTTAGTCTGGACCCCCTGAAACGGGCTGTCCAGCTAAATCCAGAAGATTCCTACATTAAGGTTCTGCTTGCCCTGAAGCTTCAGGATGTAGGACAAGAGGCTGAGGGAGAAAAGTACATTGAAGAGGCACTGAAAAACACATGTTCGCAGGCCTATGTCTTTAGATATGCGGCCATGTTTTATCGAAGAAAAGGCTCTCGAGATAAATCTCTTCAGTTCTTAAAAATGGCTTTGCAGGCAAcaccctcctctgccttcctgcaTCACCAGATAGGAATTTGCTATAGATCAcaaattattgaaataaagaaaGCTGCAAACTGGCAGCCTAGAGGACGGGgtagagaaaatataaacagaatagCAAGATTAGCcatatttcattttgaatttgctcTAGAACAAAAGCCCACATTCGAAATTGTTTATATAAACCTAGCAGATATGTATATAGAAATAGGCAACTGCATAAAAGCCGAAGAGCTTTATCAGAAAGCGTTACACATGAAATCACTTGAAGAAGAAAAACTGCAAGAGATATATTTATACTATGGTCAATTTCAGGAATATCAAAAGAAATCTGAAGTTGATGCTATTATCTATTAtttgaaagcaataaaaatagagaagcCATTATTTGCGAGAAATAAAAGTATCAGTGCTTTGGAGAAATTGGTTTCAAAGAAACTTCAGAGAAATGCATCAGACATGGAAAGCTTGAGcatcctgggactcctgcacaaaCTGAAAGGAGAAATGAATCAAGCCCTGGAGTGCTATGAGCGGGCCCTGAGGCTGGCTGCAGACTCCGAGAACTCTGTGGGACACAGCCcgtag